The Bactrocera dorsalis isolate Fly_Bdor chromosome 2, ASM2337382v1, whole genome shotgun sequence region AAATCCTTAATAATGGTTGTATTTTCAACAGGAACATTAACATACGGCTCTTCTAAAGAGCATTGCAGTTTACCCGGATAAACGCGTACATATCCTTTGTCCTTATCGTGAAACCTTAGATATATTGCTGGTCTCTTTCCTTCCAAATGCGTCAAGTTCATTACGGGGGTTGGATCTTGCAATGGAACATCCTCCATACCAGACGCAGCATACAAGTCAGTCATGTAAAATGCCTAAAAAAGTTGATAATAGTacgcaaaatatttgtttatattttgttattttaatttaatatattcttagctataattttttttaattacttacgCTGGGTTCTCTAGTTATATGAAATGCTCGCAATGCTGTAGTTAGTAATTGTTCTAAGGTATACGTCCGCGGTACACTAATTACCCGGTATAGTTGCCGTCTAAATGAGTTGTTACCGTCGAAAACTTTGATCATTtctgtatacaaaaataaataaaacaatacaattagcaaaacttacatatgtatatctgaaatacaaaaaaaatgtttttaaattcttaCCAATGTCCTTTTCCTCactttctttttcctttttggtTTTATCTTTGTCTGATTTTTCCGATTTGTGTGAGGATTCTGGGCGATAGTGTGATGACGTACCACTTCCGCCACTAACGGCACTAGCGTGCATTGTATCAGTTTTAATACCCGGTTCTTCATCTTTGAAGCGTGGCGTGTCTCCACTACTAAACTCTTCAGATATACTTCGTGCTAcccaagaaataaaatataatgattttagAAATGCATCCCATAAAATGTTTTCAACACTTATATTAGCTTTAATTCAAccgattataataaaattatatatacattatttatatatatatatatatatatatatatatatacatacatatatattagttataataAGTTAGCAACCACAATATTCAAAGACTACAGATACACATACGAATACGAAAGCTTAGTTATGTTAATATAATTATGAAATAACTTAATACTAAAGTATAGATTagcataaataaattcattcttatatgtatttatgtttgttttctTCAAAGCCTAGAGGTTCCTTGTTATGATGGTTTCGTTCATTATGTGGATGTGTCCTACATGATGTCTACGAATATTCGATTAATTGGTCCTTTTCACCTTCCACTTATTACTGGATAAGTGGGgataaataatgatttttgcCCATGCCACGATAATACATgcatttataaaatacatatagcaATAAAGATACCCTTCCAACGTACTTCACGTCCTTAAGTTCGGTCGCAAACATTTTCTCGATatgacttaaattaaaaaatgctaaTTATCCACACGTTAGCTAGTAGTCGCCAGCCAAGCGTAGAATTTACatctacatataatattaataaatttatatatgatgaattaattaattgtcCAAAATTGAAAGTATTGGTAAGGATAGCCAGATTTCGTATGTAACCAAAgtgatgtttttgttatttgtaaataaatacaaatatgttaattttataactttatcCAACCCAAATGTTTAGGCTTTGTTGGGGCTAGTAGACAGTTTATGTGAAGTCACAGTTTTTGTAACAAATGAATTCAATAAATGTTAATGGGGATGGGGCTTCTGTAAAAGTACAGCAATTTACATGGATTATATTGATTGTTGCTACTGAACAAGTCGGTTTTTTTGGGACGCACCATGTGGAACCGGTAAGACACTTTTAATATCTAACATCTAGCATAAAAAATAGCGGAAATGTTGATAAAAAGTTCAATTATAATTCGAGATGAGTGCAAAACAATGCAAGATGCAAACGGCAACTATGAAGTTTTCGGTGCCGCTATCTTACCACTTCCTGGGATTGCCATTCTTCACTTGTCCTAaggcaaacatatgtatgtatatatgtatgtgcgaacaaatgaaaaatagtctcatatattgggttgtcaaaaacgtcttgcggtattttcgctagttggcgctgaaagcttgtagttctagttttattcgtcgcatcgggtcatgctatacctttttggaaagctcatttcacgcgctaacacgtgtttgattgatcgtgagttatagcgtcgcaaacatggagcaaaataaagagaaaatacggcatatttttcagataaaggcaaaaatgcatctcaagccgccaataaaatttgtgcagtttatggacccgatacagtttccatttccaccgcacaacgatggtttcaacgttttcgttctggtgtagaggtgcgCCACGATCCgaaaggcctgtcgtcgaaaattgcgataaaatcgctgaattgatcgaaagagaccggcatagtaacaatcgtagcatcggtcaagagctgggcatgagtcatcaaaaattcatttcaatttcaataaaaataaaaaaattcaataaaaataccgcaagacttttttgacaacccaatacatATATTACAGTTTCTATGtgttgggaatggtagaatagaactgtaACCACATTCGCAATGTATAGCGAAAAAAACTTGATTAAGTCAGAATATATCCagaatgtaaaaattaattgtttggaTTATAACTGActccatatatttattataagtggctaaaaatgtagAAGTTGAtgagattaattaaaaattcacagtTGTCCTCAGGCAAATGGATGAAAATTATCTAAATATATCCCGGATTGACTTCATATAACCATCGGTTGAGAATTGTTCAACTATTATTATTCAGTGTATTATCACAAGTAttatcaattttgaaaattaataatttattacaagttgaatataaaatgaataaaaaaaatcaattattttcaaatttgcaaGTATTTGATAGGGTTGTTACACCCGGAATAACGTTTTcgtttttattcataaatacaattttactgtataataataataatagttaataatttaagtatacCTTAGCCACAGCAAAGAGTGGAcggggtcctctagtatattatatttcataaacTTTGTGAAGGGTACTTATCGCtggctcgaaaccggttttagacccGCGGTCTTTTAgccaaaattgttcaaaatgatccgtagaacatttcccaCATACgttattttattggaaaaaatatcgaCCCGTTCTaatgttacatatgtacattgataAGTTCTCAAATTCAAGATGAAACATGATTTATGAAAAAGAAGGTGAACACCAGGATTAAATGTGTCAAATATAATATGTTTTGATGTGACACCAATTTAATGTTCAAATAGagcttttataattttctaaggCAAAACTCGAGCCGAACTAACACTAGATAATCTATATTAATTCTTATTTCGTTACCTTCCTTAATCATTGAGTTATCTATTCTAATGTGAAACAATCGTAATCAATGTCTCCCTTAAGTGTGTGCAGTGTGGTGAAGCACTTAATTCAAAATAGAGACAATATTAGTAAATACAAATACGAAAAATCACTTTGTGTTTTGCTTCTTTTGGAAAAAAGTACAGTTAGCTtagttgaaatatatatatacacatacctacatatgtatattaggttttcaaaaaagtcttgcggtatttttattgaatcaattcgtgtggcacccatatatcgagcttcttagtgactccaagcttcttcaaatggtttataacggtttgatgactactatgccggtctctttcgaccaattcagcgattttatcgcaattttcgacgacaggccttccggagcgtggcgcatcttcgaccacctctacaccagaaacgaaaacgttgaaaccatcgttgtgcggtggaaatggaaactgtttcgggtccataaactgcacaaaatttattggcggcttgagatgcatttttgcctttatcgtagtagtactgtacgacttaaaagaaacgacaatcaatcaaacgtgaaatgagctttccaaaaaggtatagcatgacccgatgcgacgaataaaactagaactacgcgctttcagcgccaactagcaaaaataccgcaagacttttttgacaacccaatactaatattatacatatgtatatatatatatatatattattacatttattgttattatttgtaatattattaatgtTAATGGTAGTAATATGTGCGGAGGTTTAGTATGATTTCAACATGTAAATAAATTAGCGCTGTAATTCCAAATATTATcgatgtaaatataataaaattaagaatatttacatgcacatatttttattgttttaaatttccatTGTCAACTTATTAGTAATAGAAGCAGTCATAAAGAGTTTAACAGAAATGCAATATGGAGCCTCGAGCgaaacaagtacatacatacttgtttGCTTTGGCTAAATTTAACTTTACCCTATACGCATTTACAAGAATGCACGAGTATTGAGGAATCTCTAAGCTAAGCGAATCTGACTAGTGATGGACAAAATGCCATATCTGACTAAATTTCATGCAGGTGCTTCGTTTTTGAACTTGTTATCATTCATAATTTCTATCACAaataattgaaagtaaaaaacgAAGTAAACTTGAATTCGTCATAATATAAGGTAAAAAACCAAAGTTAATTAGGCAATGATTAGGAAAATACCAATATTGAAAACAACAGGATACATTAATCACCTCTGCGTTTGTAGTAACGATGTTTCCGCCACCCAAGCGATAGGCACTGCATTCGTCGTAGCAACCGTCCGAATACGTGTTCTTCATTGTCACTAACGCGTGATCGACTGCGACTACTACCACCATCACTTATATCGCCTGCTGTGGCGTCATCACTCGTAAAGCTATGCGGCTGATCATCTAAATACATGTGAAAATTTGTAGGACTGCTGGCTTCACTACTATACGCTGGCGTTTGATATTCTGCTTTCACGTGTCGTCTTAAGTCATACCCGTCCTCATAATCTTCATCATCGTCGGTGTAGCCGCTACGGCTAAGTCCACTGCGCACATCTTTTAAAGTCAAATAGTCATCATCGTACGGTTGATAATTACCATCTTCATCTTGTATGGTAATTTCTATACTTTGTCCTGTGGTATCTAAACTGAAGGCACTTTTCGATGTTTTAGTGCCTATGAGCACTGAATCTTTAGTACGTTTTTTTGAGCGACGTCGAAAGAGTCGCGTGTAGTCTTTTTTACGTGTATACTGTTTGACTCCAGGTTCTTGGAATGATTTACTTCGGTTCACTGCCGAAAGATACATTTTTAAAGGATTCTCTGGCACAGGCGAATGTGACGAGCAATCACTGGAATTAGGCGAGCAGCTCAAAGAGCCGCCTTTGTTCGGGACACCCTTAAACGGGCTGAGGTTGTACGTTTTCGCTTTTAATAAAGCGCCAGTCTTAGAAAATTGTTCATGTGCGTTGCTGTTGCCATCTTTTGGAGCCATAAGCGTTTGCGTAACTAGTGTAGGTGCGTTGATTGTTTGACACGCTTTGAGTGCACATGCTGTTATTATTACGTTTTGAGCATTTTCCAGTTTTTCATCTAAATTATAATGACTTTCTACCGATGTTTTAATATTACCTTTATTATAGCTTAAATTACTAATCTGATTTATGTTAGAGTCATAACCAATGTTGTCCACAGTTGTTAAAACACCTTCCGTATCGGTAGTTTCATAGAGACTTTGACATTGTCGTCGTAAAGTTTTCGCTACGATACTATGATCACTAGAGTCTAGTTGTTTAACTTTAATGTTATGATAATCTTCACTCACTTCACTACCATTTACATCGCAAACATCGATATCCTCGTCTTCTGTATTGGATGATAAGTGTTTTCGCGAGATTGGATGCATGCGACGcaacaaatttgtatataatagaTGAAGGGAAGAGGATGTAGATGAAGACTTTTGTATATTGCAAGTCACATTTTGATTTGGAGGTGTTCCGCTGACAGTCTTTACAGCGTTATCGTCACTTAAATATACAGGTATGTTGATGCACTTGCATTGTTCACCTTCTTTGAGCTCAGAATAGGTAGGACTTTTCTCAACTACTGGGAGTGTAAGTAAAGGTAAAGATGGCGTTGGTGTGAAGCTGGTGGATATTGATGATGCGGATGATGATAGTAGAAAATTTTCCTTTGATTTCTTGCGACGTTGTCTTTCAATAAACAGAATCTCTTTTAAGCTTGGTTCGGggactttatttatttcgttgATTGCATCTGTTATACAGCCTTCATTGGGAGTAATGAAATTTACGGAAGTAGTATTTTCTGGGCACTCTATTGTCCCCAAATCAGCTatattttcgagtattttttaattttcaaaaaggaaaatgaaattaaaaataagaacctctaaatataaaaacaagtgAAATGataaagttttttcttcaattaataGAAGAATTGTCAGCATTCTAAATAatctaaaatattaattcaCTTGAAAATTATAGACAACGTAAGAGTCAAAAAGTAACAATTCAATAAAGCTCTTATTTCCTAAGTAAGCATGCTCTGTCGGTCCTGCGCCAAAATTAAGTGTTTCGTATAGGCGTCGCACAAAGTCCTTCTCAATTATAACTAAATCCTTAGTcggattataaaatttattagcaATCGTTAAACCGCATTTCTAGCAACTTGCGACATATGGACAACATACTTCAACTGCTTTGTTTCTTTACTTTTCATAGATCGTCCTTTTATGGAGATTTGATAACTTCGAATTGCCTTGTTATATGCATActttattaaaactaaatacaaaaatgtttggaaaatgTTGAGTATTCCTAAAATTGACTAAATGCCCTTAAGTGATAAACAATTAATAGCAAAACCAATTACGAGtatgtattttttcttcaaaaacaacTGATATAAgttgatatataaaaaaatcaggaaattaattttttaatcgtTTCTACATGGAATCGACTTGATGCTGATAGTATTGTTCCTCTACttaatttaaacataaaaacCATGAATAATATCGGTTGGGAGTGCAGGAAAGAGAAGAAGCATGCTGATGAGAACAAATGTCATGattgtattttatatgaaaattgcttCTGCTAAGATATTTATGATATTTCCTTATTACAAAGTGGGTTTTCAATCTCATGTCTAGATAAGTTTCAATAAttgaatatagtttaatttttaagccaTACTTATAAATAACATAATCGTGCTCATGTTGAGTTGAAGATAAGTTTTGCTATTCCAAAATATCTTACGTTTGCGTACATTTTATAAAGTCTAATCGTTAACAGCGAAAATTCCACCACCTATtctgccgcaacaacaacaacatcaacaaagtTGCTTCCAGAATTAATTCGAACTGTCTTGAAACAACTTTTAGCTAAATCTAAGTTTACTAAAGGACTCATGATTCGGAAATATCTAATGAAGAGTGATTTTCATCGATCATACTTTGAAATGAACAttcttaaagaaatataaatgcaataaatccaGGAATTTCTATTTACATGATCTATATCCATGATATCCATCACCATAGAAATGACTAGCCTAGAATTGAACTCAATAATGGTCAATGGTGAGCaagattattgaaaaatatattcattattaaaaatagtaagCTTAATAAAACCTGCGAACAGTATATTTTAATTCCGTTTACGTATCGATAGTATGTAATACCGAAAACTAAACGAGACATAAGTATATGGAATGATCTATAGCATTTCTTTTCTTTCTGTGAAAGTAGGAATGTAATACCATTATTACATTTGGGTGAAATCGGACTATCGCTCACATAACATACAAAACGGCATTaacagtaaataaaatgttttgacgGAAtgtaagtaagaaaaaaattctaatttgatACAAGGAGTAAGAGTCGGGAGAAGCAACCACTAAAACTAAGAAAACCAATGTGGTGGGCATATTATGTTTCACCATTTCATCATACGagtataaatgaaaatttcacgttgatcctaACACAGCTAAAAGTCTGcattaaattgtaatttattttgcgaagaagtttgatttttttttttaatttcgattagGAAAATTTATCCACAACTCATGTTATTGACTTCGATAATATACCAACAATCTTTAAGAGTAAATACTTACGGCACGAGTAATCTCGTACTAATGTGGTTTTCGATTTAACTTGTACGCCAATAATAGCTTCTATGGGAACCTCGGTGCGCGGAATCGAGACCGAATGTGGAGGTAAATATATGGGTTGAAGTACACCAAAATTACATTCGGTTGTCAGGTACGTGCGGCATCCCCCATGCGTTGTCATACCGCACCATTCGCAGCGATAGCCTGAACATTTCCAAtccacaataattttttatgtataattaatatatttttatatttacgtatatatCCATCTACCTTTACCTGTGAGGCATTCGGACGACCAACATGTCTTTTTACAGTAGGCGCACTTAGACGTGGGGGGTAGATTACCTTCCCTCCAATGATGCTTTTAATATATAGGTGaagaatattatattaaattatgttaCAATTTGcataacttttaaatatttcgtttattatGTTGTAATACTACACAAggcaatatattcaaaaattgtcGTAGCTACAACTTCTGATACATCAAACAGACGTAGAATTTCCAACTGAATACAATTAATTCTCATATTAAATAGTGGAACATTTcatgggtttcattaaggtacctcttACAATTTcaagcacaaagatacactgttttGAGTAAAAAACGCTCTATAATTTTCGTTATATAACTTAAATATTGGCCActatatgcagtataaagtcacccaaAAGTTCGCAAATCTTTATATTGGGTATAATGGACTCGGATGAGTATTTACCCGATTCCACCCATTTTTTATACATAGACTTAGTAGATAAATGTAGATCATATTGCATCCAATGGCAAACCTATCATCCCAagtataaaacacaaaaacctTCAAGTATGGCGGTGGTAGCGTGACGGTCTGGGGAGCGTTTTCCTGGGACAGCGTTGAGCGATAAAAGAGGATAGATGGTAGAATGGACCAAATTTCATGCCTCAGCATTTTCAAAAGTACTATGAAACCATTTCTCGTTcgaataaaaaaggaaaattttacaaaaaagtgaTGTATCAAAGCTGAAGAAGTAACCGCCGTGGCGGTTCTATTCATATCCCTCAACTAGCTTAAaacacttgcatacatatgtacatacacaaatcttacatacatacctgaTGTTTCACACTCTGCAATTCTTTGCCGGGCACATACGTCGCATTTTCAGTACAATCAGGCACAGCAAAATCTTGGCACTCAATGTGTGCGAAATATTCGCAAACTAGATTGCAAGAAGAATAGAAAGGACAAATAATTATAAGATAAAAGTCTTTACATTCTTAGCTTGACAAACTTACTTAAACAATGTACTGCTGGACTATCATCTAATCGTCTACGGCAAACGGTACAGAATTTCTTTTTATGATGAGTTGGCTCTGACCAGCAATGCGCGACGggattctttaaaaaatttgttaatgcaGTTAgaatttataatgaaattaaatatggatattttattacttaattaaaCTAATTATAAACATGATATTATATTATGCTCGTATATAGAgtactttttaaattaatttattacaaaattagtTTAGCTCATCTGGTAATAAAAGTATACCATCCGGAGTTGGCACCACTATAGTGATGAAACATatttgtacatgcatatattattGACTATCAACACCCACAAGGTGACAAAAAGCTAGCATTTGTTTCGACCTGCATTGCGAAGAAACAAGTTTTTGGACTTGACTAATATTAGAACCAAGTCATCTGTTATTCATAAATAATGGTAGTCATCAATATCTCAACCTCATGATGGCATGACAACCTTACTTATTCAGTATGAGCACAGAATCCATATTTTTCGGGACAACTGATATTCATGTgtcgaatagcaattacaaaaaaatgtttgtcccAGGGTCGAATTTTGCTTTTCGGTTTTTAATAGAAAGTAAGGTTGTCAAGGTAAAAAAATACCTACCTACACTGAACtaaattgaaatacaaatatttgtaaaacatacaaaTGGGAAACCATTAACTAATTTTGCAACAATTTCAATAGTCACtggtagatttttttttacagtttaagAGACAAAACTAAGATTGTGATATCCACGTATATGACGATACTTTGCCATAATTATGgcattttttgaaattagtaTCCTTTCAAACATTATACCGTCATTCGTTGGcaacattgaaattaaattaagtcaTAGACGGAAGACTGAGTCCTCGAATcggtaattttttcttattcaagCACAGCTGGATAAGATTAAATTTAGCCTGAGACAAATTGAAATGTAGTAATAAATTATACTTTGTTTGCTAATTTCTTTAATGTTCTTGACCAATAATTCatatcaaacaaaataaacaataaattatgattatcaaataatatttaatgatatgtaaaattttacacaaataaaagaaatttcaaacttttatgtCCTAAAAACTTCAATTCCAAAAACacgtatataattttaaaagtattaacAAAACGTAACTTACCTTTATAATACATGGAGCAATGCCAGAGCATGGAGTAACAACATTTGAAACACAACGATCGTGTATGACGAAATTACACActataaaaacaataagaataTTGTAATTATTTCACATGTTGGACTTATAGGCATATGGATATATTGCACAATTTAAAAGATGGTATTGGGATACTTTAGATGTACATATACAGACACCTTTGATTTGCATaagaaatatgcaaaaagtatcgtgatataattaaatttttttaattagctaaaatgataagtaaataattagaaaaacatGTGATATATTATAAAAGAGAATGACTGTGGACTCGTATAATATGGTTGTTAGTTATATtacaaacatgtacatataatttatgtaattaataaTACATACCTTCACATATatatccgatctgaataataccCCAAATCAAATCTGAACAATGATGACAATACGTTGGCTTTCCAAAGGTCTTCTTTACGAATGTATGTCCACCATCCGCCATTTTGCGCATTCTATAAGGATACTTTCGATTATGGGGCGTATCGCTGAATCGCAATTGGCAGCAGACCAATATAACGAAGATATCGACGATACGCGAAAGAAAAGATTTTTGTAATCTTATAACAGTTTTTCTGCTGCTTCTTTTTTGAggcttaatttttttagtttatctcTTATAATCCTTTTtacttctttgttgtttttagtaTAACAGCTGACAATTCTCTCAACTGCTCAACATCATATTGGATAAGTCACATTGACTCctgatatttttattgatgCAATGTACGAAGAATAAGAATTTTGGAAGCAATTCTTCTTGCTCACCACAGAAATGACAGCCAATTTTGTCAATGGCCTTGGTAACTTCTTTTCTATTACtgctattatatatttttgaatatctaaTAAGTATATTTTGACTATTTGAGCGGCTTTGAATTCTAGTTGGTGCTCTATTGTCTTGCTGTTGATGGCTTTTAGTTTCGACCTTTGTGTCAGCAGCTGTTGCTTTATTGACTGATTTTTTGGGCTTAATGTTTTGTACTGCTGCGTTTGTGCTCGATAAAAGTGATGATAAAATGGCGGCGACGACAACAAATGTGACAGCGACGGCGGCATTTTCATCCATTTGTACTATTCATCCAGACATTTGGGCCGGTACCTGCAACCACAAACAGAAATCAATTATGTGTAacatgtacaagtatatttagATCACTTCGTATATCCTGAATATCAGCCGTGACACTTACTTactatttttgatatatttttctcCGTTCCTTTTCTTCATCTATCTTAAATGCATTTGCCCTCGAGAATGTATTAATTGGATATCTACTATATGATTTctcataatttgaaattttctgtataaataaaagtattataaaGCTTTTGCAacattaaaaagatttaaaatattgttataaatcTAACTAGCTGACTCGGAAAACCTTAtttttccatatatgtacatacgttatttttaggaaatatttAACAAACGCATGTTActttattaaagattttttaataaattgcgaAATGAAAACTGTCTTTATCAATTGAATGTACCATAGAGTGATCACAAAACCATTCTCTCCGTTTTTCAATACTAGTcctcacagattgaccgataCGTTCGATAAAAAATTGGCCATATGCATCCGggtgggaggtgcca contains the following coding sequences:
- the LOC105232613 gene encoding diacylglycerol kinase theta isoform X1 translates to MRKMADGGHTFVKKTFGKPTYCHHCSDLIWGIIQIGYICEVCNFVIHDRCVSNVVTPCSGIAPCIIKNPVAHCWSEPTHHKKKFCTVCRRRLDDSPAVHCLICEYFAHIECQDFAVPDCTENATYVPGKELQSVKHQHHWREGNLPPTSKCAYCKKTCWSSECLTGKGYRCEWCGMTTHGGCRTYLTTECNFGVLQPIYLPPHSVSIPRTEVPIEAIIGVQVKSKTTLVRDYSCPDLGTIECPENTTSVNFITPNEGCITDAINEINKVPEPSLKEILFIERQRRKKSKENFLLSSSASSISTSFTPTPSLPLLTLPVVEKSPTYSELKEGEQCKCINIPVYLSDDNAVKTVSGTPPNQNVTCNIQKSSSTSSSLHLLYTNLLRRMHPISRKHLSSNTEDEDIDVCDVNGSEVSEDYHNIKVKQLDSSDHSIVAKTLRRQCQSLYETTDTEGVLTTVDNIGYDSNINQISNLSYNKGNIKTSVESHYNLDEKLENAQNVIITACALKACQTINAPTLVTQTLMAPKDGNSNAHEQFSKTGALLKAKTYNLSPFKGVPNKGGSLSCSPNSSDCSSHSPVPENPLKMYLSAVNRSKSFQEPGVKQYTRKKDYTRLFRRRSKKRTKDSVLIGTKTSKSAFSLDTTGQSIEITIQDEDGNYQPYDDDYLTLKDVRSGLSRSGYTDDDEDYEDGYDLRRHVKAEYQTPAYSSEASSPTNFHMYLDDQPHSFTSDDATAGDISDGGSSRSRSRVSDNEEHVFGRLLRRMQCLSLGWRKHRYYKRRARSISEEFSSGDTPRFKDEEPGIKTDTMHASAVSGGSGTSSHYRPESSHKSEKSDKDKTKKEKESEEKDIEMIKVFDGNNSFRRQLYRVISVPRTYTLEQLLTTALRAFHITREPSAFYMTDLYAASGMEDVPLQDPTPVMNLTHLEGKRPAIYLRFHDKDKGYVRVYPGKLQCSLEEPYVNVPVENTTIIKDLIRDALDRFGLQDNQIQDYRCSEVLLDRGVTERILSWNERPWDIMKQLGKDSIRQMELMRFYMQHKQDPHGPNIALFVGNLPPGLSQRNYEQILNKYVTDENKFTSIGPIYYEYGSVVLSFEDAQKAVRAFYNLRETIIEDKKLLVMLLPNIEPSMVPSDVRPLLVFVNVKSGGCQGLELISSFRKLLNPYQVFDLDNGGPLPGLYVFRQIVNYKILVCGGDGTIGWVLQCLDNVGQDSECSSPPCAIVPLGTGNDLARVLCWGSGYTGGEDPLNLLRDVIEAEEIRLDRWTVVFHPEDKPEEPALKAPSNTTGKKKKAHQAHLSQQTNQHHQLPAITSTEISGGGAQNEDNSQIFVMNNYFGIGIDADLCLDFHNAREENPNKFNSRLHNKGYYVKMGLRKIVGRKTVKDLHKELKLEVDGKVVDLPPVEGIIILNILSWGSGANPWGPDKDDNFSTPNHYDGVLEIVGVTGVVHLGQIQSGIRTAMRIAQGGHIKIHLYSDMPVQVDGEPWVQSPGDVVVLKSALKATMLKKSRGKRRLTEPHISPAVLASSLSASATASTAASQATIQINSSGSSVSGLGQGPENGDRDRATPIGT
- the LOC105232613 gene encoding diacylglycerol kinase theta isoform X2, with the translated sequence MRKMADGGHTFVKKTFGKPTYCHHCSDLIWGIIQIGYICEVCNFVIHDRCVSNVVTPCSGIAPCIIKNPVAHCWSEPTHHKKKFCTVCRRRLDDSPAVHCLICEYFAHIECQDFAVPDCTENATYVPGKELQSVKHQHHWREGNLPPTSKCAYCKKTCWSSECLTGYRCEWCGMTTHGGCRTYLTTECNFGVLQPIYLPPHSVSIPRTEVPIEAIIGVQVKSKTTLVRDYSCPDLGTIECPENTTSVNFITPNEGCITDAINEINKVPEPSLKEILFIERQRRKKSKENFLLSSSASSISTSFTPTPSLPLLTLPVVEKSPTYSELKEGEQCKCINIPVYLSDDNAVKTVSGTPPNQNVTCNIQKSSSTSSSLHLLYTNLLRRMHPISRKHLSSNTEDEDIDVCDVNGSEVSEDYHNIKVKQLDSSDHSIVAKTLRRQCQSLYETTDTEGVLTTVDNIGYDSNINQISNLSYNKGNIKTSVESHYNLDEKLENAQNVIITACALKACQTINAPTLVTQTLMAPKDGNSNAHEQFSKTGALLKAKTYNLSPFKGVPNKGGSLSCSPNSSDCSSHSPVPENPLKMYLSAVNRSKSFQEPGVKQYTRKKDYTRLFRRRSKKRTKDSVLIGTKTSKSAFSLDTTGQSIEITIQDEDGNYQPYDDDYLTLKDVRSGLSRSGYTDDDEDYEDGYDLRRHVKAEYQTPAYSSEASSPTNFHMYLDDQPHSFTSDDATAGDISDGGSSRSRSRVSDNEEHVFGRLLRRMQCLSLGWRKHRYYKRRARSISEEFSSGDTPRFKDEEPGIKTDTMHASAVSGGSGTSSHYRPESSHKSEKSDKDKTKKEKESEEKDIEMIKVFDGNNSFRRQLYRVISVPRTYTLEQLLTTALRAFHITREPSAFYMTDLYAASGMEDVPLQDPTPVMNLTHLEGKRPAIYLRFHDKDKGYVRVYPGKLQCSLEEPYVNVPVENTTIIKDLIRDALDRFGLQDNQIQDYRCSEVLLDRGVTERILSWNERPWDIMKQLGKDSIRQMELMRFYMQHKQDPHGPNIALFVGNLPPGLSQRNYEQILNKYVTDENKFTSIGPIYYEYGSVVLSFEDAQKAVRAFYNLRETIIEDKKLLVMLLPNIEPSMVPSDVRPLLVFVNVKSGGCQGLELISSFRKLLNPYQVFDLDNGGPLPGLYVFRQIVNYKILVCGGDGTIGWVLQCLDNVGQDSECSSPPCAIVPLGTGNDLARVLCWGSGYTGGEDPLNLLRDVIEAEEIRLDRWTVVFHPEDKPEEPALKAPSNTTGKKKKAHQAHLSQQTNQHHQLPAITSTEISGGGAQNEDNSQIFVMNNYFGIGIDADLCLDFHNAREENPNKFNSRLHNKGYYVKMGLRKIVGRKTVKDLHKELKLEVDGKVVDLPPVEGIIILNILSWGSGANPWGPDKDDNFSTPNHYDGVLEIVGVTGVVHLGQIQSGIRTAMRIAQGGHIKIHLYSDMPVQVDGEPWVQSPGDVVVLKSALKATMLKKSRGKRRLTEPHISPAVLASSLSASATASTAASQATIQINSSGSSVSGLGQGPENGDRDRATPIGT